The genomic DNA tgtaattatttttttttctgtgacttttttcccctgTGACTATATTATCTGCTACCAACTCTTCAAAACGAATGTTTTTGGCAACATGTCAGGGCCAATGGTCCTTACTTAGACCTAGATCAGGGTAACAGCAGCTTGTAAACTGACCATATCCTATAGACGCATAGTGTGAATGCAGTGACACTTTGGCTGGAACGAAAGagaataattctaaccctacgGGACGAACCGTACGGTGTGAATCAGCCCTGAATCTCAAAACAAGAATGGTATGGCGTCAGATCATGAAATTTTGTCATATCTGTTTATATCCTGACCCAGTTTGGTCGGAGTCCTGTCAGCCAAATGCAGGTCATATCCCGTATTCATAAGGTTAATAACAATGCTTTCACTGtttttggttttgatttatttgtttattcttaccATAAGATGgtttttatttacaattctttATCAAAGCTTATTCATCGACATTTTAACATGGATAAAGTAATGTATTGTCATAGAAAGGAGTTTACAAAAtggtggtttcaacctcccaccgcagacccaacAATGCAGCAGTAACTGCATCGTgaaacagagccagtgatttttcgttGCCCATTTGTTTGGATACTAAGTTCTCGAGGGTCTTTAAGGGAGGAACCCCCTATATATGCCATCGATACACTGAAGCTGATGGTGTGGGTATATGACCTCACCGTATCAGTGACTTCACATACCTGTCAAGCTGCCTCCTTCAGATCTATAGCAAAGAGACCCAACTCAGACAAGTGACAGTCGGGAATGCACGACCATTTCACTGTGTATATGAGCATTGGAGTCAATTATTCCATTCACTACTACGGTCACAATTGAATGGCAGGATCGTTGATGAAAccatgtgcagaaaacttccaaaaCACAGGACCCTTCACAGATTTATACAGAGGGACCAATAGTACACTCACCACTTATCCATCCTTTTCTAAGTCTTACGACCTTCTTTCACACATCTCATCCTTTCAGGTGTTCTTTTATCACAAATACTACGTAAATAGTTCATCTCTACAGCTTCcaccttctttctttcaatgGCATTCAACagtcacacttcacttccataacaGAGAGTTGGTTTAACAATGCTTTCTTCACACAGTCCAACCTTGGCTCCCAGTCTTTTGCACACGTCTGAGACTtgtctcttctctcatcctactTTTATCATGTCTTTAGTCCTAGATACTTGTAAGAATTTGGCTCCTTCTATTACCTAGCTGTCCACACCAACATTCATTAGACTATCTCCCTGGTTGTATTCACTGCAGCGTATTCTTGGTTCCCATTTACCATCATAATTTTACTCTTGCTCACATTTATCCCCTTATAATCCTTTGGTAAATTCTGCAGTTTCTCTCTAGTATTCCCAatcagtatatatactatactgatTGGGATATATATGTCACTGTACGTGACATATATATCAACAGGTACGGGCAAAATGAAAGTTCTAATAGGAAAACATTATAATTATCTTCTTCAGACACTCGTAGCCGCAGTAACCTCACTCGCCGGGTGGACGATGTTGTGtttacctttcttcttcttcttcgaagtTTCGAAATGTTCCTGAATCTGTTCCAGCGTCTTCCCTTTGGTCTCTGGGACGACGAAGAAAGAGACAAGAGAGCAAAGCATACTTAAGCCTCCGAAGGTGAAGAAGACTGTGTGTGCCCCGAAGGCCTCTTCGAAAAATGGGTAGACCTGTGGGTGAAAAGAGACCATGTCACTCAGATGCTGAAAGGTATACAGTGGTTCGTCTGATCCTCGAACGAAAGCCAACACAAATATTactgttgtggcgggatcacaagctaaaaagcAAGCGGGCAAAtcctaacgccccccccccctcaaataaacttaatcaatccagctaccaactcaccttcagtcacactttcctcttcacactacagaatacatgcaggacaattgacccatacctacacacagaacaaaaaacacaaacatgtactcacccaactccagatagtactccgggctatgctgtgctgtctgccgatCAAGGTtgcggagataccaacaacaacaaagacaacaaccaagaactacaacccacaacacaacacccaaggaccacaaccacaacccaacaacacaacaaacaaacaaggaacacaaccacaacaaaacacTGTggcacaaacaatcaccaacaacacaaaaaggcaacacacacacccaccaacaacaccaaggaatcacaacaactCACCAAAAACAActctcaacaactcacaaccacaccaagaaaccacaacagccccccaacaacaacaacaaccctcaaccacattaactcacatataactcaacagaaactcataagcacaacaaataCAACAGCACAGCCACAGCAACTCCCAAgcaaacaacaactaaacaataaattaaaaacacaCAACTTAagtgactttcaatgccttcaacagaCTGCTGCCGACACCACTGACCATCAccagttctgactaaagactgcctgaaacacagaactctaacagctaactccagctgcaccagcagacaacccagaactcaccaaaaAGCAAATTCAATTGTTAACCATCCACACAGcaattacacactctctctctctctctctctctctctctctctctctctctctctctctgggacattgtcaaatggaactccataactcctccatactgtTCCTTTACTGGAAGAATGCTAAGTTACTGAGCGTCAGATTTACTTAAAACACGACTTTAGGAATGTGTAAAGTTGAACTTgcataaattatttaattaatgataTGGGGATACTCTACTTTCTCGACAATACAAGCTAAATTATGAAGTTGCCCTGTTAAGATCTGCATCAAGTTCAAGGACTTCTGTTAATCACGTTCATACTAATTTCCTCTCCTACAAGAAAGGAAAAGCAATCAGCTGCTTAATGGCAGTGGACTTCACGCTTGGTATAATGTTGATCCCACCTGTATGGCAGAATGCTTAGAAAATTCACCATGGAGGAACCATGCAGTGCTCAATTGGACCATATTGAAATGTGGCATGTATTGACAGGATGGAACTTGAAAAAAATGTTGTTAAGAAATCTGATACTCTGAAAACAAGCACGAATTACAAATCAGAAATTATGCAAGACATATCTCCAGGTTTATTCAAACTGTACAAGGTCAAAAAGAAACAATCTTTATAGGATATGGAttgttaaaaatacaaaaatgaaactgtATAGGAAGAAGTAAACCTCGCCTGCAAGACTGTCAGACTCAGTGGATGGTTATTAAACAGTGGCAGCAATTACAAATCAGAAGTTATACAAGACATATCTCCAGGTTTAGTCAAACCATACAAGGTCAAAAGAAACAATCTTTATAAGATATGgattattaaaaatacaaaaatgaaactgaataggAAGAAGCAACCTCACCTGCAAGACTGTCAGACTCAGCAGACGGTTATAAAACAGAGTGGCAGCATTTGCAGTCGACCTAATGGTGGTGTTGAAGAGCTCAGCTGAAAGCAGCCAGGGCAAGGTACGGCATCCGAGGCAGTAACCGACAACTGCAGTCAGCACAGAGACGAGAGGCACCCAGGGGGGCCACTGATttccaaaaacatttttcatGAGGTAATATACACCTAGGAACGTTGTTGCCAGGCTTATGATGAAAGTCGAAGCGATGATGAGCGGGCGTCGCCCAAGACGGTCAGCAGCGAACATACTCAGGAGTGTGCCCACGATCTGCACCAATCCGGTGGCAACGGTGGCCATGCGATGGTTCTCCACCCCCGCAGACATGAAAATCAGCCCAGTGAACATCATGAGGATGTTGCCGCCACTCACTTGTTGCAAGGTGCTCATGAACAGGGAAATTAAGAATGGTTTCCTGGTGCGCGGTCTCCACAGCTCGCGGTATTGCACTTTTTTACCCACAGagttaattttatcttccattTCGGCCAGCTCAACGGAAAAGTCATACTTTGGCCCTCTCAGCCACCTAAGGGAGGCCTCACACCCCTCTTTCTTCCCCTTCAATATATACCAGTAGGGAGATTCAGGTATGAACCACAAGAGCGCGAACATTAAGATGAGCGGGGCTGAGCAGACATAACAGCTGATGCGCCATGAGAAGAATGCGCCTGCTATGTAAGACAGAACGACGCCAAAAGTCATGAACAGCGCTGGAATGAGACCCAAACGCCCTCTCATGTGAGCCTCGGGTACTTCGCTGCAGTAAACctgaaaaggagaaaatttaGTATACAAACACTATTTACTGAATGCTAGTTAGTTTACAAGATAATGAAGTACTGACTTAAAATGCTAAAGTAGAGAACAATTTGTCTTCCAGGCTTCCAAAGCTTAAATATGTGAAGATGGATAATTATCAGATGCGAGGagcaaaaatgaaaagatatacaAATGAAGCCCAGATCTTCAACTCACAGTGCCAGTGGAAAACAGGAAAGCAGTTGCAACTCCACAGATCATCCTCCCAACCAATACAATCGCAGTATTTGGAGCGAGAGCTATGGTAACCCACCCTGCAGATAAACACGGCGCCATAATCATGAGTGCCGCCCTTCGTCCAATACAGTCCATGAGTCGCCCGGCAAAGACGCTCCCTACCATACAGCCAACTGAGATGATGCTCACTGTTCGAAAATAGACAGGATAGTCAGTTTCTGATAAGTCTATATTTGTTATAGTGCTCTAGAggtccccatacactgaacgattgtctgaacgactgtctgaacaattgtcgttatcgacccacacacacacactcttcagACAGTGTGAATGATCTCcccaccgatttcagtctgagcaaagattttgtctcgagaagacatggcatcatctctagaagagacgtgcacgatagcgttatatcagcagacaaacccatacattgaacgacctgtgtacgacagacttaagtcgcaagccggcagcaacctggtcgtgacagattcccactTAGAtcattcagacacgaagctccacccacttttgcattcagacaagcccatacacagtgtttttgcgaatgatacagacagtcgttcagtgtatgggggcctttacacatatattttgtcttttatgtaGTAATATCATGGGATGCACTCATTTCTAGGATGACCAGATTTCTCTGTAAGGGCTCACCAATCCAAGCCAGCTCCGCTGTGGTCATGGACAGATCTGGGTCTTCCTTCATAGATGGTAGAGTTGATGCTGTCCAGCCATTAACAGCAGCTGCTGACAGGTTCCCAAGGGAGGCAGCTAGACAGGCGCTTATCTGCAGTTTAAGAATATgtcacatatttttgttttagattgTAACAAAAAGGGCATAGTTGCATATGCATTTAGATATTTACAGTTAGAGTAAAAGTTCTCCTGGGCCTCTGCGATGCTCTTAGAACAGGCACTGACCCACTGTTTATATAACCACCCAGCTCGAGGGCTGGTATCTATAtcctccatatatatctatatatatatatatatatatatatatataatatatatatatatatatatatatatatcgagctacaatgtcctttaatatctaattcgctctacctcggaattaatatatcttcatatatgcttaaccgaaggggaatttttttctcgaaaatagatttacctgtacttgggcgcgaatgcaggtacattcaaatccaggcacgtcagtgaagctctaccaccccaccaccgcgaga from Macrobrachium nipponense isolate FS-2020 chromosome 43, ASM1510439v2, whole genome shotgun sequence includes the following:
- the LOC135213684 gene encoding facilitated trehalose transporter Tret1-like isoform X2, giving the protein MKEDPDLSMTTAELAWIVSIISVGCMVGSVFAGRLMDCIGRRAALMIMAPCLSAGWVTIALAPNTAIVLVGRMICGVATAFLFSTGTVYCSEVPEAHMRGRLGLIPALFMTFGVVLSYIAGAFFSWRISCYVCSAPLILMFALLWFIPESPYWYILKGKKEGCEASLRWLRGPKYDFSVELAEMEDKINSVGKKVQYRELWRPRTRKPFLISLFMSTLQQVSGGNILMMFTGLIFMSAGVENHRMATVATGLVQIVGTLLSMFAADRLGRRPLIIASTFIISLATTFLGVYYLMKNVFGNQWPPWVPLVSVLTAVVGYCLGCRTLPWLLSAELFNTTIRSTANAATLFYNRLLSLTVLQVYPFFEEAFGAHTVFFTFGGLSMLCSLVSFFVVPETKGKTLEQIQEHFETSKKKKKGKHNIVHPASEVTAATSV
- the LOC135213684 gene encoding facilitated trehalose transporter Tret1-like isoform X1, whose protein sequence is MCHAKIEHEGTTGKSTDTTDGELRQGRQGRGRAITQISACLAASLGNLSAAAVNGWTASTLPSMKEDPDLSMTTAELAWIVSIISVGCMVGSVFAGRLMDCIGRRAALMIMAPCLSAGWVTIALAPNTAIVLVGRMICGVATAFLFSTGTVYCSEVPEAHMRGRLGLIPALFMTFGVVLSYIAGAFFSWRISCYVCSAPLILMFALLWFIPESPYWYILKGKKEGCEASLRWLRGPKYDFSVELAEMEDKINSVGKKVQYRELWRPRTRKPFLISLFMSTLQQVSGGNILMMFTGLIFMSAGVENHRMATVATGLVQIVGTLLSMFAADRLGRRPLIIASTFIISLATTFLGVYYLMKNVFGNQWPPWVPLVSVLTAVVGYCLGCRTLPWLLSAELFNTTIRSTANAATLFYNRLLSLTVLQVYPFFEEAFGAHTVFFTFGGLSMLCSLVSFFVVPETKGKTLEQIQEHFETSKKKKKGKHNIVHPASEVTAATSV